TATTTAAATCGGAAGGGTTATTAAACGACAGGGCCTTACATTGAAAAAAAAATATAATTAATAAAAACCCAAAAGATCGCATTCGTTCACGATATCCTATCAACTTAATATTATACAAATAATAATCACATTAATTGACCTTTGATATTGATTTGTCATTCTTAATTCAATCGATCTTTGTCCTTATTGTAGGTAGTTTTTCCTTTTTGGAAATTTATATTTGCGATGGAATAAAACTATTAAAGGGATCTATTTATTTATAAATATTTTTTACCCAATATTACTTATACTGAATGACAAATGCATCTTTTGTCCCTGTTTTCGTTTGTGCATCCAAATTTCCTGTGGTTCCGCCAGTAAGGTGAATGGTTCCCAATCGATCTGAAGACAACGCCATACCATCTAATGTTACCAAGGTGCTACCAGATAACCTTGTCCATTCTAAGTTTCCGTTAAAATGATATTTAGACAAATAAACATCTTGAGTTCCATTCAAACTAACTCCAGAAAGATTCCCCGTTGTCCATCCGACGGTATAGACATTACCTGAATTGTCTGCATAAACTCCACGAGCATTCGTTGATGTACTCGCACCAGCTCCACGAAGGATTGTCCATTCTCGAAAGCCATTCACTTGGAATTTTATGAGTACCTCTGCGGTTGCACCTGAAAAAGTTTGACCGTCTATAGGTGTTCCACTCAATTCACCAGTGAAGTAAATTGATCCTCTTTTATCGGAAGCAATACCTCGTGCAAAAATGCTTGTACCTGCTTGGCCCAGAGTTTTTGCCCAAGTATTTACACCATCAACACTGAATGCAGCAATAAAACTTCCTTGTGTACTACCAATGGATTGGCCTAAAAAGGTCCCTGGTCCTATTGAATGTCCAATGACATAAACTTGATTGGAATAACTATCGTACGTAATTTTATATCCGTAAATGAGACTACCTGGAGTTTCTGCTAACAACCGACTCCATAATAAAGTCCCCGTTCGATCGTATTTAAAAATACAAAGATTATAAAGTCCTGCGGCTACTTCCCCATTTATGTTTGTTAACTCAGTATGCCCGGCAATATAAATATTTCCTTGTAGATCAGAAGTGATTCCCACTCCGGCAATGTCTGAACTACTATTTGCATAAAATATTCTAGTCCAAAGCCTTTCCCCTGACTGAGAATACTTAAATAGCACTAAACCATATTCAGTTGATGTATAATCCTCGAAAGAGCCTTGAGTAAACCCAGTTGCAATGACATCCCCAAAAACATCTACATGAATCGACTGAATATCAGAATGATAGTTACTGGATGATCCCATTTGTCGAATCCATTGCAGAACGCCTTTCGAGTTATACTTTGCGAGGAAAAGATCCGTATTAGTTCCTGAAGATACTTTTGTTTGCCCTGGCAAGGCTCCATCCACCTTCCCTGCGATATAAGTATTCCCATCGAAATCAGTTGCAGATGCTAAAGAGGTAGTCGTGACTGCGGTCGTCCCACCTAACAACCGCGTCCATTGTTTGTTTCCGCTATTTTGTTGTTTAATGTCATAACAAGGTACTGTTGTGATGACACAGTTCCATATTGCTGTTTCAAAGTATGCTTTCGAATGGGAGTCTGAAGAATTGTTTAGTTGGCTTTGTCTGCACTGAAAGAAGATTGTCAGAATAAAAATAGACAAAACGAATCGCATTTTCATAGAACCCTTTCAAAGTTTATCGAAGAGAGATAGTTGGATCTAAAATTCCAGCTTCTAAAAATCCTTTGGCTCTTAAAATACAAGAATCGCATTTTCCGCAAGGTTTACCTTTGATAGGATCATAACAAGAATGCGTTAGGTGGAGTGGTGCGTTTACTTGAATTCCTAATTCAATAATTTCTTTTTTACCTAGATGTAAAAGAGGAGTTTTGATTTGAATGGAATCACCATCTCCACTCACACCTTTTTTAGTTCCAAGATTTGCCATCTTTTGGAAAGCTTCGATAAACTCTGGCCGACAATCTGGATACCCAGAATAGTCGAGAGCATTCACTCCAATGTAAATGGAATCATACCCATGGCCTTCTGCGAGAGACAAAGCAAAGGATAAAAACAAGATATTCCGTCCTGGAACATAAGTATTTGGAATTTCTGTTTCATCCCCACTAAACAAGGATTTTGCGTTTTTTCTCACTTTGATTTTTTTTTCAGTGAGGGAACTTCCCAAAAAAAATCCAGGATCCAATTTTTGGATCACATGTTTGATTCCGAGGGTCTTTGCGATTTTTTTGCTTTTGATGAGTTCTATTTTATGTTTTTGAGAATAATCAAACGAAAGAGCCAGAAGTGGCAGTTTTTTGTTTTTTGGGTATCCAAATTCTTTAGCAGCAACATAAAGACAGGTAGTCGAATCAAGACCACCTGACAGAAGTACAACGGCTCCTTTTTTTTCAGATTTTGATTTAGGGGAGGAATCCTTAACGGAAACCATTTAATTTTTTGGCCCTCTGTACACACATGAGCTAGTGCAAGTTTCGTACAAAGTGATTTTATCGAGTAGAGGTAATTTTGGTTTGAGTTGGTTCCAGAGCCAAACGGCAATGTTTTCGCTCGTAGGATTTTCTAATCCCGGAACATCATTCAAAACATAATGATCCAAATGTTCGTCTAATATTGGTTTTACGATAGACTTTAGTTCACCGAAGTCCATGATCCAACCAGTATGTGGATCAATTTCCCCTTTGAGATATACTGCAAAACGAAAACTGTGTCCATGCATTCTTTTGCATTTATGGCCTTCTGGAACATTTGGTAAAAAATGTGCGGCTTCAAAACCAAAGGTTTTGGAAAGTTCAAGCTCTTCCATTACTCTTCCGTCGCATATTCCGTAAATAAGGACTTTTGGTTTCCTGCATGGTCTTGGAATTCCACTGGGTAATTGGATGTAAAACAAGCATCACAGAACCCACCACCCTTATGGCCTTCCACTGCTTTGTGCATTGTATCCAATGTTAAATAAGCTAATGAATCAACACGAAGATACTTTTGAATTTCATCAATACTATGTGTGGATGCAATGAGTTCTTTATGGGTAGGAATATCGATTCCATAATAACATGGAGAAACCGTTGGAGGTGCAGAAACTCGGAAATGAATTTCTTTGGCACCAGCATTGCGAATCATTTTGATGATTTTTCGACTTGTAGTCCCTCGCATGACCGAGTCGTCAATGATGACCACCCGTTTCCCGTTCACTACATCTTTCACCACATTGTATTTGATTTTGGCTCCAAAATCCCGAATCTTTTGATCCGGCTCAATGAAGGTTCGACCAATATAATGAGAACGAACAAGACCACTTTGGTAAGGAATCCCTGACTCTTCACTATAACCCAAGGCAGCAATGTTTGCAGAATCAGGAACGGGAATGATCACATCGGCTTCTACTGGCATAACACGTGCCAGTTGGCGACCGAGAGATTTTCTTACTTTATAAACTGATTCTTCAAAAATATAAGAATCAGGTCTTGCAAAGTAGATGTATTCAAAAATACAAAGGCTTGGTTTTGCTTTTGGGAACGGATAAAGAGAGCGCATTCCGGTATGGTCAATGACAACCATCTCTCCTGGTTCCACATCTCTTACGTATTCCGTTTCTGTGATGTCAAAAGCACAAGTTTCGGAAGCAAACACAATGGCCCCATCCGAACGTTTCCCCATCACAAGCGGCCGGAAACCATTGGGATCCCGAACGGCAATAAGATATCTAGGAGTTAAAACTAACAGAGAGTAGGCACCCCGAACTTGGGCGAGAGACTCACAGAGTGCTTCGAGAAGATCTGTTTTATGGCTTTTTGCCATAAGATGGACAATGACTTCGGAATCGATGGTGGTTTGGAAGATCGATCCATCCCTTTCCAATCGATTGCGAATGTCCCACGAGTTGACTAGGTTTCCATTGTGGGCGAGGGCCACAGGACCTAAGTGGGATTCCACGCGGATGGGCTGAGCATTTCGGAGAAAACTTGCTCCCGTTGTGGAATACCGGTTGTGGCCAATGGCCGCATCCCCAATGAGCTCTTTGATCTTCGGTTGGGTGAAGATATTTGCCACAAGGCCCATGTTGGCATACCGGTATAAATGGGAACCATCGGTTGTGACGATCCCACTGGACTCCTGGCCTCGGTGTTGCATCGAGTACAAACCTAGGTAGGTAAAATTAGCAGCTTCCTTGCTATTGTAGATGCCGAAAATGGCACATTCTTCTTTTGGTTTGTCAGATTGGAGAATCATTGTTAGAATGACAATTGCAGTATTTCCAAAATCCCAATTAGATGCAAATCAATTCCAACTATATTCTCGTTGATACAGCAAAAGCTTTGGATTTAGCTCTGATCAATCTCAGACAGTCCAAAATCATGTCGATCGACACCGAGTCCTCCGGTTATTACACGTACTACCCCAAGGTTTGTCTCATCCAGATCAATTCTAATGGCAAAAATTACCTGATTGACCCTCTAAAAATCACAAATTTGTCAGCTTTGGGTCCTTTATTCAAGGATGAGAACATTCTCAAAATCTTCCACTCA
This genomic stretch from Leptospira meyeri harbors:
- the queD gene encoding 6-carboxytetrahydropterin synthase QueD; translation: MEELELSKTFGFEAAHFLPNVPEGHKCKRMHGHSFRFAVYLKGEIDPHTGWIMDFGELKSIVKPILDEHLDHYVLNDVPGLENPTSENIAVWLWNQLKPKLPLLDKITLYETCTSSCVYRGPKN
- the purF gene encoding amidophosphoribosyltransferase codes for the protein MILQSDKPKEECAIFGIYNSKEAANFTYLGLYSMQHRGQESSGIVTTDGSHLYRYANMGLVANIFTQPKIKELIGDAAIGHNRYSTTGASFLRNAQPIRVESHLGPVALAHNGNLVNSWDIRNRLERDGSIFQTTIDSEVIVHLMAKSHKTDLLEALCESLAQVRGAYSLLVLTPRYLIAVRDPNGFRPLVMGKRSDGAIVFASETCAFDITETEYVRDVEPGEMVVIDHTGMRSLYPFPKAKPSLCIFEYIYFARPDSYIFEESVYKVRKSLGRQLARVMPVEADVIIPVPDSANIAALGYSEESGIPYQSGLVRSHYIGRTFIEPDQKIRDFGAKIKYNVVKDVVNGKRVVIIDDSVMRGTTSRKIIKMIRNAGAKEIHFRVSAPPTVSPCYYGIDIPTHKELIASTHSIDEIQKYLRVDSLAYLTLDTMHKAVEGHKGGGFCDACFTSNYPVEFQDHAGNQKSLFTEYATEE
- the queC gene encoding 7-cyano-7-deazaguanine synthase QueC, coding for MVSVKDSSPKSKSEKKGAVVLLSGGLDSTTCLYVAAKEFGYPKNKKLPLLALSFDYSQKHKIELIKSKKIAKTLGIKHVIQKLDPGFFLGSSLTEKKIKVRKNAKSLFSGDETEIPNTYVPGRNILFLSFALSLAEGHGYDSIYIGVNALDYSGYPDCRPEFIEAFQKMANLGTKKGVSGDGDSIQIKTPLLHLGKKEIIELGIQVNAPLHLTHSCYDPIKGKPCGKCDSCILRAKGFLEAGILDPTISLR
- a CDS encoding SBBP repeat-containing protein, whose translation is MKMRFVLSIFILTIFFQCRQSQLNNSSDSHSKAYFETAIWNCVITTVPCYDIKQQNSGNKQWTRLLGGTTAVTTTSLASATDFDGNTYIAGKVDGALPGQTKVSSGTNTDLFLAKYNSKGVLQWIRQMGSSSNYHSDIQSIHVDVFGDVIATGFTQGSFEDYTSTEYGLVLFKYSQSGERLWTRIFYANSSSDIAGVGITSDLQGNIYIAGHTELTNINGEVAAGLYNLCIFKYDRTGTLLWSRLLAETPGSLIYGYKITYDSYSNQVYVIGHSIGPGTFLGQSIGSTQGSFIAAFSVDGVNTWAKTLGQAGTSIFARGIASDKRGSIYFTGELSGTPIDGQTFSGATAEVLIKFQVNGFREWTILRGAGASTSTNARGVYADNSGNVYTVGWTTGNLSGVSLNGTQDVYLSKYHFNGNLEWTRLSGSTLVTLDGMALSSDRLGTIHLTGGTTGNLDAQTKTGTKDAFVIQYK